Below is a window of Pseudomonadota bacterium DNA.
AGGATTCCATGGGACACGGACGATTTATTTTCTTTTATATTTGCTCAGGCATTGCCGCAGCTCTTTTTCAGCTTCTGTATGATCCGTCCTCGGCTGTCCCGATGATCGGTGCAAGTGGCGCTGTATCCGGTATTCTCGGTGCATATCTGTTGCTTTTTCCTCATGCGCGCATAAAAACTCTGATATTCATATTAATATTCATAAAGGTCGTTGAACTTCCGGCCGTTGTGCTTCTTACCATATGGTTTTTTATACAACTTGTTTTCTCTCAAACAGAAGGTATTGCCTGGTACGCCCATATAGGTGGGTTTATTTTCGGGCTGATAACGATTAAGATGTTCACATCAAAAAAAGTGACAAAACGGCGTTTCACGTGAAACGTTTAAAGGCTCTTCTTATTAATCCGTATATTTATGATTTTTCAGCATACAGCTACTGGTCAACCCCGCTTGGCTTGTTATATCTTGGCAGTGTTTTAAGAAAAAACGGCATGGAAATAAAACTTATTGATTGTCTCAGGGTGGAGGAAAATAAAAGAAAAGAGGACGGAAGGGCACCTTTTATAAAGGAAAGGGTTAATAAGCCTCAACCATTGAAAGGCATAAGAAAAAGATTAAAAAGATACGGCATCTCAAAAGAAGTCTTAATAAAAGAGCTTTCTTCGGTGGAAAGTCCGGACCTGATTCTTATTACTTCGATCATGACATACTGGTATGCCGGCGCAAAAGAAGTATCCGATGCGACAAGAAACTTATTTCCCGGGGCCAAAATTGTGATTGGCGGTATTTACCCTTCATTGTGTTATGAGCACGCCTTAAAGGCAATGACAAGCGCTGATCTTATTGTTAAAAATAACGAAATAAACAGCTTTTACGGCTTTATAGAGAAAGAGTTAACTACCGCGCTATCTTATAAGCCCGATATGTACGATCTTGATAATCTCCCCTATCCGTGTTTTGATTTGTATTACCATATCCCCTTTGTCCCCTTGCTTACGTCTTACGGGTGTACTTACAAATGCACATACTGTGCAACACCATATATGCATCCGAATATAGTACGAAGGAAACCGGAAAGCACTGCAGATGAGATTTTATTCTGGCATAACTACGGTTTAAATAGTTTCGTAATCTATGACGACAACTTTCTGTTTAATAAAGAGCTGTTTGCAAAACCCTTGCTTAGACATATTATAGAACTTCCCTTTCCCGTTAAAATATATAATCCCAATGCCCTGAATGCTGCACTGGTAGATGAAGAATTGGCCTTTCTTCTTCTGGGGGCAGGGTTCAAAGACATAAGGATAGGACTTGAGACGGTTAATCCTCTTATTCAGAAATCAACCGGTGGAAAAGTGAATCCGAGGACATTTGAAAATGCCTTGAGCTGTCTGATTAAAGCAGGGTTTCCTGCCAGTACAATCAGTATCTACATGCTTGCCGGCCTGCCTTTTCAGAAGTGGGAAGATGTGAAAACAACCATAGATTATATTACGGATTTCGGTGTACGGGCACATATTGCAGAATACACACCGATTCCACACACTTCTATGTTTGACGAATTTAAATCTTTTGCCCGTTACCCTTTGACAGATGATCCGGCGTACCAGAATAATGCCCTGTTTCCCTTTGCATGGCAGGGATTTACAGAAAATGACCTGATGTTTTTAAAACAATATGCAAGAGAAAAGAACGCCAATGTTGATAAAACGGATTAAATGATGTTAAATTCTAAATCAAGCACGCGAGAGTGGCGGAATTGGCAGACGCACTGGACTTAGGATCCAGCGGGTTAAACCGTAGGGGTTCAAATCCCCTCTCTCGCAAATAATAAAATCTTAAAGTTGTTTTTCATGCTGACAAAATTTTCTAAACTTTAAAAATATTTTTGCTTATTTTTAAGAAATTTTTGCACCTTCAAATTTCATCGCTGTTGAAAAAATACGGCATTATCCATATAAAACCATATCCACCCTTCATAATTTGCGCTACAGCCCATTTTTAGCAAATAAAGGTTGGTGACCGGTTTAAAATTTCAAGACATTGTGGACATGGACCCAAAGCGAGCAGAATGGATGTTTTTTGCCGGAACGACAAAAAGACTTATTCATCTTATTGGTGTAACCAACCATGAAACGTTTTTTGATCCATGATAAAAAAGCGATTAGGGATTCACGTACCAGTTATTTTTTTAGTGCAAACAGGATTGTATTTTTTCGTACATTCCTTTATGCTAATAGCGGTTTCAAATGAAAGGGCGGAAAAAAAGTTTTTCAAAGATAATAAAGGTTGTTTTTCTTATCGTCGTTTTTGCTTTCATTACCGGCGCAGGCTATTATTTTGTCTTCCCCGATATATCAAGGATGAAAAAGGAGAACCCGGGTAAGACATCTTTTATGGAGTACCGTGAAAAAGAATGGGAAAACAAAGGTAAAAAACTGAAGATTCGGAAAAAATGGGTTTCCCTGTCCAATATATCTCCCTACCTTATCAAGGCAGTAATTATTGCAGAAGATGACAAATTCTGGTCACATCATGGGTTTGATGTAGAGGCTATTCAGAAGGCGCTTGAAAAGAATATTGAGAGGGGGGCATTTAAAGTTGGTGGAAGCACCATTAGTCAGCAGCTTTCGAAAAACCTCTACCTTACCCCGGCAAGGAACCCCATGCGGAAGTTGAAAGAGGCGGTCCTGACCTGGAGAATAGAGAGGACGCTCTCTAAGAGGAGAATCCTTGAACTTTACCTCAACGTGGCAGAATGGGGCGAAGGCATATTCGGGGTTGAAGCAGCATCGCTCCATTATTATGGTAAGCCTGCATCAGCCTTGAGCCCGGAAGAAGCTGCCAGACTTGCCGTTGTACTCCCAAACCCGAGGAAACTCCGTGTTGACGGGGAGTCGCGCTATGTTGAAAGGCGTGCAAAAATCATCTACGACATTATGGTAAAACGGGGCATAGTTATACCTGAATACGAAGATGTAATGCAAAATCTCTCTGAAGAAAAATCCATAAATAATATTCCCGCTGTAAACGGTAAGCCATGAACTGTGGACAGGTTTTATTATAATGCTTATAGTTACAGGCCTTTCAAAAACATACGGCAGACAGGTTCTCTTTGACAATGTCTCCTTTTCGGTAAATCCTGGCGAACGTATCGGCCTCACCGGGAGAAATGGTTCGGGCAAGACAACGCTCTTCAGGCTCATACTTGGCGAGGAAGAACCTGATTCGGGCGATGTCGGTATCCCTAACGGATATACAATCCAATATCTCTCCCAACATATCAATTTTACTAAAAGCTCTGTCCTGGAAGAGGCTTGCCTGGCGTTGAAGGTTGCCGAGGATGGCAGGGATGAGGCCTACAGGGTAAAATCCATTCTCTCCGGCCTTGGTTTTTCTCCGGGCGAATTTCACCGGAACCCATATCATTTATCGGGCGGTTTCCAGGTACGCCTGAATCTTGCAAAGATATTGGCCTCGGGGCCGAACCTCCTGCTTCTTGACGAACCCACAAACTACCTCGACATTGTGTCGGTGAGGTGGCTCATACAATTTTTGCGGATATGGAAAAATGAGCTAATCCTTATTACACATGACCGTGCGTTTATGAATAGCGTGACTACCCACACAATGGGCATTCACAGGCAAAACATCCGCAAGATTGCAGGTTCAACGGAAAAACTATATCAGCAGATACTCCAGGATGAAGAGGTTTACGAAAAGACCCGGGTAAATGATGAGAGAAAGATAAAAGATGTTGAGCTTTTTGTTAACCGGTTCAGGGCTCAGGCATCGAGGGCAAAGGCTGTCCAGTCAAAGGTAAGGATGCTTGAGAAAAGGGAAAAGCGTGAGAAATTGACAGAACTTCCTGAACTTGATTTTACCTTTAACTCGGCGCCATTCCCCGGAAAATGGCTTGTAGAGGCTGATAATGTATCATTTTTCTTTTCAGAAGATGTTCCTCCTCTGATTCATGCCTTTCGGGTTGCCATTAAAAAAAATGACCGTATCGCTATTATCGGTAAGAATGGAAAGGGTAAGACAACCCTGCTAAACCTGCTTGCGGGTGAGTTTCAACCTAAGCAAGGCGAAATCAGATACAACCAGAATCTGAAACTTGCCTATTTCGGACAGACTAACGTCGCGAGGCTTGATCCGGACAAAACAGTACTCGAAGAAGTGCTCAACGCCCACCCGGCCCACAGCCTTGGTTCTGCAAGGGGCATCTGCGGGTCAATGATGTTCGACGGCGACAACGCGTTGAAAAAAGTTGCTGTTCTGTCCGGCGGCGAAAAGAGCAGGGTGTTGATAGGAAAGCTTCTTGTAAGTCCCGCAAACCTGATTCTACTTGACGAGCCTGACAACCACCTTGACACCGAGTCAATAGACTCTCTCATAGAAGCAATCGACACATTTACAGGGGCTGTCCTCTTTGTAACTCACAGCGAAATGATACTCAGGGCAATCGCGACAAAGTTAATTGTCTTTGACAATGGGAAAATAAGTATCTTCGAAGGCACATACGACGATTTTCTCGAAAGGATCGGCTGGGAAGACGAAAAAACGATCACAAAGGCGAATAATGGAAAGACGATAGAATCTCAGAATAAAGGGGCAAGCAGGAAGGACTTGCGGCGGGTGCGTGCCCGTTTGATCGAAAGCCGCTCAAAAGTATTAGGGCCACTCCAGCAAGAGATTGAAATACTTGAAAAGGCTATAACAAAACTGGAAAACCGGATAGAAGACGACAACCAAACCCTTATCCGTGCGTCTAACGTGGGTGACGGAAAGACAATCACATCACTTTCGATCTCTATTCACAACTCAAAGATAGAGATAGAACGGCTTTTTGATGATTTGGACAGGCTTACCGGTGAACATCACAGAAAATCAATGGAATTTGAGGAACAATTTAACGAATTGAACGGAACGTAGCGCCCTGGTAAAGACATGAAAAGCATGGAACTGCCTTATGGTAAAAGTTCTCGTATCTCGCTTATGCGGATGGTTGATTCGAGAGCATCTATGATCGCGTCCTTCTGCTCAGGAAGGAAGCGCAGGCAGACTCCGCAGTCAGAGCTTATGCTTCGCGGTACCGGAATGAGCTTGTGAGGTATGCCTGCTTTTTTGAGTATCTTCTCTGCCTTCATCGCGTGGCTTACCGAGTCGAATAAGGCCACGCAATAGTTTCTATCATCTTTCATGGCTTGATGATCCTTCCCGCCGTTGAAAGAGCCCCTGCAATGTCATACATATTTGATATGCTCCCTGCACCGATTTTATTGGTCAGATTAAAAAAGTTTGCGCAGGCGCCGCATATCAGGAGCTTCACGCCCTTTTCCTGAAGCGCTAACAGGTCATCAATAACATCAGAGTCGGAAGCTGTAAACTTTACGCCGGTATTATAAAAAATCATGATATCCGGCCCATAATCCAGATCAACAGCAGTGTGTATGAAGGCCTTCATGAGGACAGCGCCCAGATCATCGTTTCCATGTCCCATGACGTTTGATGAAATGACAAACACCGTAGGCCCATGCGCAGAAGTCGGCGTATCTTCGGGGCGCCGGCACACCGACGGCGCATCTCCTCCAGCCTGTCTATTCTGTTGTTTCTTAATGTGTATCCTGAAAATACCGCCGGGTTCCTCCGTCATGTCAACTGCACAGCCTGAACTTGCGGCAAGGCGATTCACGTTTTCTCTTGCAGTCTCGTTATCTACAATAACAGTCACTTCATCGTGCAAATTCAAAGCCTTCTTTGCGAGAACAACCGGTTCAGGGCATGCAAGCCCCTTTGCATCAATTAATTCCGACATGTTTTCCTCCTTATTGCTGCAAGGGTTGAGAGTATTGTACCGGCGATTTCTTCTGATTTATTCATTCTCAAAAGAGGTTCATTTGTTTATGTGCCCTGTCCTTTGCCAGTTCATACCTTAAAGGTTTGTTTCTTTTAACAATCAAGCCATTATCTATTGCCTGTTTTAACCAGACCTTCATCCGGGTCTCTGTTATATTGAATTTTTCATGGAGCCCTTCTGATTCCAGGGGTCCATTGGCCAGCATTAG
It encodes the following:
- a CDS encoding rhomboid family intramembrane serine protease, which produces MAFTSKYELLPYNVLTVFTSMFLHGGFIHLGGNMLYLWIFGNNIEDSMGHGRFIFFYICSGIAAALFQLLYDPSSAVPMIGASGAVSGILGAYLLLFPHARIKTLIFILIFIKVVELPAVVLLTIWFFIQLVFSQTEGIAWYAHIGGFIFGLITIKMFTSKKVTKRRFT
- a CDS encoding radical SAM protein, which gives rise to MKRLKALLINPYIYDFSAYSYWSTPLGLLYLGSVLRKNGMEIKLIDCLRVEENKRKEDGRAPFIKERVNKPQPLKGIRKRLKRYGISKEVLIKELSSVESPDLILITSIMTYWYAGAKEVSDATRNLFPGAKIVIGGIYPSLCYEHALKAMTSADLIVKNNEINSFYGFIEKELTTALSYKPDMYDLDNLPYPCFDLYYHIPFVPLLTSYGCTYKCTYCATPYMHPNIVRRKPESTADEILFWHNYGLNSFVIYDDNFLFNKELFAKPLLRHIIELPFPVKIYNPNALNAALVDEELAFLLLGAGFKDIRIGLETVNPLIQKSTGGKVNPRTFENALSCLIKAGFPASTISIYMLAGLPFQKWEDVKTTIDYITDFGVRAHIAEYTPIPHTSMFDEFKSFARYPLTDDPAYQNNALFPFAWQGFTENDLMFLKQYAREKNANVDKTD
- the yedF gene encoding sulfurtransferase-like selenium metabolism protein YedF, giving the protein MSELIDAKGLACPEPVVLAKKALNLHDEVTVIVDNETARENVNRLAASSGCAVDMTEEPGGIFRIHIKKQQNRQAGGDAPSVCRRPEDTPTSAHGPTVFVISSNVMGHGNDDLGAVLMKAFIHTAVDLDYGPDIMIFYNTGVKFTASDSDVIDDLLALQEKGVKLLICGACANFFNLTNKIGAGSISNMYDIAGALSTAGRIIKP
- the mtgA gene encoding monofunctional biosynthetic peptidoglycan transglycosylase, with amino-acid sequence MKGRKKSFSKIIKVVFLIVVFAFITGAGYYFVFPDISRMKKENPGKTSFMEYREKEWENKGKKLKIRKKWVSLSNISPYLIKAVIIAEDDKFWSHHGFDVEAIQKALEKNIERGAFKVGGSTISQQLSKNLYLTPARNPMRKLKEAVLTWRIERTLSKRRILELYLNVAEWGEGIFGVEAASLHYYGKPASALSPEEAARLAVVLPNPRKLRVDGESRYVERRAKIIYDIMVKRGIVIPEYEDVMQNLSEEKSINNIPAVNGKP
- a CDS encoding DUF3343 domain-containing protein, which encodes MKDDRNYCVALFDSVSHAMKAEKILKKAGIPHKLIPVPRSISSDCGVCLRFLPEQKDAIIDALESTIRISEIRELLP
- a CDS encoding ATP-binding cassette domain-containing protein; protein product: MLIVTGLSKTYGRQVLFDNVSFSVNPGERIGLTGRNGSGKTTLFRLILGEEEPDSGDVGIPNGYTIQYLSQHINFTKSSVLEEACLALKVAEDGRDEAYRVKSILSGLGFSPGEFHRNPYHLSGGFQVRLNLAKILASGPNLLLLDEPTNYLDIVSVRWLIQFLRIWKNELILITHDRAFMNSVTTHTMGIHRQNIRKIAGSTEKLYQQILQDEEVYEKTRVNDERKIKDVELFVNRFRAQASRAKAVQSKVRMLEKREKREKLTELPELDFTFNSAPFPGKWLVEADNVSFFFSEDVPPLIHAFRVAIKKNDRIAIIGKNGKGKTTLLNLLAGEFQPKQGEIRYNQNLKLAYFGQTNVARLDPDKTVLEEVLNAHPAHSLGSARGICGSMMFDGDNALKKVAVLSGGEKSRVLIGKLLVSPANLILLDEPDNHLDTESIDSLIEAIDTFTGAVLFVTHSEMILRAIATKLIVFDNGKISIFEGTYDDFLERIGWEDEKTITKANNGKTIESQNKGASRKDLRRVRARLIESRSKVLGPLQQEIEILEKAITKLENRIEDDNQTLIRASNVGDGKTITSLSISIHNSKIEIERLFDDLDRLTGEHHRKSMEFEEQFNELNGT